In the genome of Coffea eugenioides isolate CCC68of unplaced genomic scaffold, Ceug_1.0 ScVebR1_59;HRSCAF=299, whole genome shotgun sequence, one region contains:
- the LOC113758609 gene encoding uncharacterized protein LOC113758609: MANEAEERMTKTSTQQEQQHRWEPPKPGMIKINTDAAISNQSVRTGKGIIPRNWTGKLMKAKGIMERKKGTAMEEEALAVRAALVMAKAAGWMKIEVQSDCKSVVNQINASSVHDISIATVLEDIEELKEEFEECNFSFVYRTGNTCSHTLAQNAIKLVHDIEWNKEFQVWLMDIARKDMRAVAPFCN; encoded by the coding sequence ATGGCTAATGAAGCTGAAGAGCGAATGACAAAAACATCAACACAGCAAGAGCAACAGCACAGATGGGAACCACCAAAGCCAGGGATGATTAAGATTAACACTGATGCAGCCATCTCAAATCAGTCGGTAAGAACAGGGAAAGGGATCATACCAAGGAACTGGACTGGGAAACTGATGAAAGCAAAAGGAATAATGGAACGCAAGAAGGGAACAGCTATGGAGGAAGAAGCTTTAGCAGTAAGAGCTGCGCTTGTGATGGCCAAAGCTGCAGGATGGATGAAAATAGAAGTCCAATCAGACTGCAAATCCGTGGTCAATCAAATTAATGCAAGCAGTGTCCATGACATTAGCATTGCAACAGTTCTAGAGGATATTGAGGAGCTGAAGGAAGAATTTGAAGAGTGCAACTTCTCTTTTGTGTATAGAACAGGCAACACGTGTAGCCATACACTAGCTCAAAATGCAATTAAGCTAGTACATGACATAGAATGGAACAAAGAGTTCCAGGTATGGCTGATGGATATTGCTCGGAAAGATATGAGGGCAGTTGCCCCTTTTTGTAACTAA